DNA from Candidatus Epulonipiscium sp.:
GAACCCTCGCAATCTTACGAAGAGCTGAGTTTGGTTTCTTAGGGGTTGCAGTTTTAACAGCCGTACAAACTCCTCTTTTCTGTGGTGCAGAAATATCTGTTGATTTTTTTCTTATGGAGTTAAATCCCTTTTGAAGAGCTGGTGCTGTTGATTTCTTTTCAATTGTTTTTCTTCCTTTACGGACTAATTGATTAAATGTGGGCATGCATTACACCTCCTTACTCACTTGATTATTACTGCTGTTGCAGTTTTGACTTCTACATTGCATGCTTCTCCCAGTTGCCTCATGGTCTCTACCATGACAATCGGTACCGCCTGCTCTTTCGCAAGCTCCAGAACTCTGCGTACTACACGCTCGTCTGCATCTTTAGCAATATAGACAACCTCCGCTTCGTTTCTTTCTATCACTTTAGTTGCCTGTTTTGCTCCTACAACTTTGTGTTGTGTTTTTAATCTGTGCACATAAATCCCCCTCTTAGGTTCATTTTTATGCGTGTGAAATCCTTAAAACACACACTGATGAATTTTATCACCTAGAGACAAAATTGTCAAGGCAATGTTAAATTTCTCAACTTTTTTGGGCACCCCTAGGTGCCCAAAAAGTTTTTATTCTGCTTCTACAACCCCAATTTTCCTATATCTTTGCATCCCTGTTCCTGCTGGGATAAGCTTACCTATTATTACATTCTCTTTAAGTCCAATAAGTGGATC
Protein-coding regions in this window:
- a CDS encoding 50S ribosomal protein L7ae-like protein gives rise to the protein MHRLKTQHKVVGAKQATKVIERNEAEVVYIAKDADERVVRRVLELAKEQAVPIVMVETMRQLGEACNVEVKTATAVIIK